Proteins from a single region of Strix uralensis isolate ZFMK-TIS-50842 chromosome 12, bStrUra1, whole genome shotgun sequence:
- the NIP7 gene encoding 60S ribosome subunit biogenesis protein NIP7 homolog, whose product MRPLTEAETRAVFEKLGRYIGENIQLLVDRPDGTYCFRLHRDRVYYLSEKLLKVAASVPRDNLVSPGTCFGKFTKTQKFRLSVTALDFLAPYAKYKVWVKPGSEQSFLYGNHVLKSGLGRITENTAQYQGVVVYSMADVPLGFGVAAKSTQECRKVDPMAIVVFHQADVGEYVRNEDTLT is encoded by the exons ATGCGGCCGCTGACTGAGGCGGAGACGCGGGCGGTGTTCGAGAAGCTGGGACGATA CATCGGTGAGAACATCCAGCTGCTGGTGGACCGGCCCGATGGCACCTACTGCTTCCGCCTGCACCGCGACCGCGTCTATTACCTGAG cgagaagctgctgaaggtggCTGCGAGCGTCCCCCGGGACAACCTGGTGTCGCCGGGCACCTGCTTCGGGAAGTTCACCAAAACGCAGAAATTCCGTCTCAGCGTCACAGCCCTGGATTTCCTTGCACCCTACGCCAAG TACAAGGTGTGGGTGAAGCCCGGCTCGGAGCAATCCTTCCTCTACGGCAACCACGTCCTGAAGTCGGGCCTGGGCCGCATCACGGAGAACACGGCACAGTACCAGGGTGTGGTGGTGTACTCCATGGCTGACGTCCCGCTG GGCTTTGGGGTGGCCGCCAAGTCCACGCAGGAGTGCCGGAAGGTCGATCCCATGGCCATCGTGGTGTTCCACCAGGCCGACGTCGGGGAGTACGTGCGGAATGAGGACACGCTGACCTAA